In Cicer arietinum cultivar CDC Frontier isolate Library 1 chromosome 7, Cicar.CDCFrontier_v2.0, whole genome shotgun sequence, the genomic window AAGAGTAAGTATTTTTTCAGAAGTGAATTCAATATATATCCACTGTTCCTTTTCATTTGACTTGGACAGTAGAGGCATTTCCCATGTATAAAATGtttccatcttcttcatcaatggTCTTAAATAGTTCTTTATTTTTGCACACATGGCGGGTAGCACCAGAGTCTATCAACCAAGattcaacatcttcaatcatgttgagttcagaAATGACAGCAACAAGATTATCTTTTGTTGCACCTGAATTCTTCTCTTTGTTCTCCCTTTTCAAGAACCTGCACTCGTTTTTAATGTGTCATGGTTTTCTACAATGATAAcaacttccttttcttttctttctttgttcatcattaccattgtgtttttcatgagatttatcaaaaaatctcgatttcttttcttaaaagatttgctTGAATTTCCTTCCTACATTACATGGATCTTTTCATGAGAAAATTGGTTTTTAGATCCTCTTGTTTACGGTACTCTTCTGCTAAACGAAGTTGATTACCCAATTGCTCAAAAGATATGTCATCTTTTTTATGTTTCATGgattttttgaaatctttccACGAAGGTGAAAGTTTGTCTATTATGcaacatataataatagtttCATCCATGTgcatctgatgttgtttgtAGTTATTAAGAATACTTTCAATCTCATGCATTTGTTCCATTACTGATTTATTATcaaccattttataattattaaattgagaaacaagAAACTTCTTACTTGTAGCGTCTTCTTGCATGTATCTTGACTCTAATGTCTCCCATAGTTCCTTTGCAGAGATGCTACTTTGATATATATCGAACAAGGAGACAGACATTCCATTGAGAATATGGCCCATGCATATATAGTCATCATTGTCCCACTTCTTCCTTTCTCTTGTTTCTGCTAATGTTTTCACTAGCTTCCTTCTCCAGCGGTCATGTGGTGTTCAGAACATACACCACCTTCAAAGTTGTAAGAAggaatttcatctttttctgcTAACGAATAAAATTTCCTCCATCAAATTTCTCcaacttcacaaaattagaagtcatttctttgagtgatgcaaccattgattgaaaataaattcgaacctaaagattgttggatctgtgttggtgacaattgctgcaagactttaatagtgaagttgttgatgaagattatatgtacCAAATTTCAaagcgtgttgttacactagcctttaggttcgatttgCCCCCACCAATCAGATGCAAATGACATATTTGactcatgcattagaaaagaataagatgACTTAGAATATAAGAATGAGTGAGAAAAGTGGATGACAATCTCTAAAATTTCGTGTCTACATTATGTCCAAAGTGacactatttatagaaaaataatctCACTTGAAAAAGAGTTACAATTCTTGGTTCTGCCACTATTTCGCGAAGTGATATATACATATAACGTTCAATTATTGACTAAAGCATTGCATTGGTCTGATGGTTGATCAATGCACCTTTTCACGTATGACCTGGGTTCAAACCAGAGAACAACTAAACCAACATCAATTTGATGTCAATTATAACCAACTATAGATACATATATTTcccaatattttagaaatatctCACAATTTTGTGcaactaaaaattataatccaTACTAATTTATTCTCTTGTCAAACAAAGGAAACATCATTATTAA contains:
- the LOC101500906 gene encoding uncharacterized protein produces the protein MGHILNGMSVSLFDIYQSSISAKELWETLESRYMQEDATSKKFLVSQFNNYKMVDNKSVMEQMHEIESILNNYKQHQMHMDETIIICCIIDKLSPSWKDFKKSMKHKKDDISFEQLGNQLRLAEEYRKQEDLKTNFLMKRSMFLKRENKEKNSGATKDNLVAVISELNMIEDVESWLIDSGATRHVCKNKELFKTIDEEDGNILYMGNASTVQVK